In one Elephas maximus indicus isolate mEleMax1 chromosome 9, mEleMax1 primary haplotype, whole genome shotgun sequence genomic region, the following are encoded:
- the NRARP gene encoding notch-regulated ankyrin repeat-containing protein, with the protein MSQAELSTCSAPQTQRIFQEAVRKGNTQELQSLLQNMTNCEFNVNSFGPEGQTALHQSVIDGNLELVKLLVKFGADIRLANRDGWSALHIAAFGGHQDIVLYLITKAKYAASGR; encoded by the coding sequence ATGAGCCAGGCCGAGCTATCCACCTGCTCCGCGCCCCAGACGCAGCGCATCTTCCAGGAGGCTGTGCGCAAGGGCAACACGCAGGAGCTGCAGTCGTTGCTGCAGAACATGACGAACTGCGAGTTCAACGTGAACTCGTTCGGGCCCGAGGGCCAGACGGCGCTGCACCAGTCGGTCATCGACGGAAACCTGGAGCTCGTGAAGCTGCTGGTCAAGTTTGGCGCCGACATCCGCCTGGCCAACCGCGATGGCTGGAGCGCGCTGCACATCGCCGCGTTCGGCGGCCACCAGGACATCGTGCTCTATCTCATCACCAAGGCCAAGTACGCGGCCAGCGGCCGGTGA
- the LOC126083423 gene encoding uncharacterized protein LOC126083423 — protein MATILIWEVVHCPNQKDEAWHRRGPSVPLMARQDSSQEGSSCSRHSALTARWLLLPCGWRGRRFCGSHGLFLTPLEVRRHRVSFREPWGLRPWGRGTRQECGLGIGWPVSQGGCQLALGPPPISPPGTTPSRSHPLPALPAWAEGNQLRFGRGGGWAEASGSLQPRTSHLQAPGVQVPAALGPPGRTLAIPGLAFVLLSEQLGWGGAVAGKGQPGLGLQSEECITGLPGSLLQPRSTRLALLGAAHSRSMLEEWAPGPRGSSPGGQLPPPSCILEALLWPWADRMAKERLGPSCRWRSPPGSGAQAGLPGIRPRWLVPGPSPQTPERGDALLAPGAGSTGSGQLTVGSGPSARLAKEPPACAAIVCGSSCPGVLPPRPGPAVFVI, from the exons ATGGCCACTATCCTCATCTGGGAAGTCGTCCATTGTCCCAACCAGAAGGATGAGGCCTGGCACAGGAGGGGCCCCTCTGTCCCTCTCATGGCCAGGCAGGACTCCTCCCAGGAGGGCAGCAGCTGCTCCAGGCACTCAGCACTCACAGCCAGGTGGCTGCTCCTGCCCTGTGGCTGGAGAGGAAGGAGGTTCTGCGGGTCACACGGTCTGTTCCTGACCCCTCTGGAGGTCAGACGACACAGGGTATCATTCAGGGAGCCCTGGGGGCTGAGGCCCTGGGGGAGGGGCACCAGGCAGGAGTGTGGGCTTGGGATAGGGTGGCCAGTGTCTCAGGGTGGGTGCCAGCTTGCTCTCGGGCCTCCTCCAATCTCACCCCCAGGAACCACCCCCTCGCGCTCACATCCCCTTCCTGCACTTCCTGCCTGGGCGGAAGGAAACCAGCTCAGATTTGGCAGAGGAGGCGGGTGGGCGGAAGCCTCAGGCAGCCTTCAGCCCAGGACCTCACACCTGCAGGCCCCAGGTGTACAGGTTCCGGCTGCTCTGGGGCCTCCCGGCAGGACCCTGGCCATCCCAGGGCTGGCATTTGTTCTCCTGTCTGagcagctggggtgggggggggcggtggcAGGGAAGGGACAGCCAGGGCTGGGGCTCCAGTCTGAGGAGTGCATCACAGGTTTGCCAGGCAGTCTCCTCCAGCCCCGCTCCACTAGGCTGGCCCTGCTGGGTGCCGCTCACTCAAGGTCGATGCTGGAGGAGTGGGCACCAG GACCAAGAGGAAGCAGCCCAGGGGGCCAGCTCCCTCCGCCCAGCTGCATCCTGGAGGCCCTGCTCTGGCCCTGGGCAGACAGGATGGCCAAGGAAAGGCTGGGACCCAGCTGCAGATGGCGGTCTCCTCCCGGCTCTGGGGCTCAGGCCGGACTGCCTGGCATCAGGCCCAGGTGGCTAGTGCCGGGTCCTTCACCTCAGACTCCGGAGCGGGGTGATGCTCTCCTAGCCCCAGGGGCAGGCTCGACTGGCAGCGGCCAGCTGACGGTGGGCTCTGGCCCCAGTGCCCGGCTGGCCAAGGAGCCGCCTGCCTGCGCGGCGATTGTCTGCGGCAGTTCCTGCCCAGGCGTCCTTCCTCCGAGGCCTGGCCCGGCCGTGTTTGTTATTTGA